A window of the Bacteroidota bacterium genome harbors these coding sequences:
- a CDS encoding class I SAM-dependent methyltransferase — translation QDEFFDMGKTEVDSIIQMLQQKKYFSNEYARCLDFGCGVGRLSRALSAHFDQVVGLDVSSTMIAKAKELNDLSTEKLSFVHNEQNDLSIFEDNSFDFIFTTIVLQHIPKPASVNYINEFARICKPNGLIIFQLPVADLRKLTFVQKIRSSIKIRERLALIGIGSGFQMEMHVIGEEEIKTITDKASCQILEAISTNHTDPAFNGRIDYELESNKNFGYLSKLFVIRKK, via the coding sequence CAGGATGAGTTTTTTGACATGGGAAAAACAGAAGTCGATTCAATTATCCAAATGCTCCAGCAAAAAAAATATTTCTCAAACGAGTATGCACGTTGTCTTGATTTCGGTTGTGGTGTTGGACGATTAAGTAGGGCATTGTCCGCACATTTCGACCAGGTTGTTGGACTTGATGTTTCATCAACTATGATTGCCAAAGCCAAAGAATTAAATGATTTATCAACTGAAAAACTGAGTTTTGTTCATAATGAACAAAATGATCTATCCATTTTTGAGGACAATAGTTTTGACTTTATTTTCACAACAATCGTTCTTCAGCACATACCTAAACCAGCATCAGTCAATTATATTAATGAGTTTGCACGAATTTGTAAGCCTAATGGACTCATTATTTTTCAGTTACCCGTTGCCGATTTACGGAAGCTCACTTTCGTTCAAAAAATTCGCTCAAGTATAAAAATCAGAGAACGATTAGCCTTAATTGGCATAGGTTCAGGCTTTCAAATGGAAATGCATGTAATTGGCGAAGAAGAAATCAAAACAATAACCGATAAAGCATCTTGTCAGATACTGGAAGCTATCAGTACCAATCACACGGATCCTGCATTTAATGGCCGTATTGACTATGAACTTGAATCAAATAAGAACTT